A window of Pseudomonas monteilii contains these coding sequences:
- a CDS encoding two-component system response regulator (response regulator in two-component regulatory system with CreC; CreB protein is phosphorylated by sensor protein phospho-CreC; involved in catabolic regulation) yields the protein MPHILIVEDEAAIADTLVYALQADGHSTDWVTLGGAALERLRLQPADLVILDIGLPDISGFETCRQLRRFSEVPVMFLSARDGEIDRVVGLEIGADDYVVKPFSPREVTARVRAILKRMAPRVEPVEAAAAFQVDILRMQIHYRGQPLSLTRHEFRLLHCLLAQPQRVFSREQLLDALGVASDVGYERTIDSHIKSLRAKLRQVAAHAEPIQTHRGLGYSYSPDQA from the coding sequence ATGCCCCACATCCTCATCGTCGAAGACGAAGCCGCCATCGCCGACACGTTGGTCTACGCCTTGCAGGCCGATGGCCACAGCACCGACTGGGTCACCCTGGGCGGCGCGGCGCTCGAGCGGCTGCGCCTACAGCCGGCGGACCTGGTGATTCTCGACATCGGCCTGCCTGACATCAGCGGGTTCGAGACGTGTCGGCAGTTGCGTCGGTTTTCCGAGGTGCCGGTGATGTTCCTCAGCGCACGCGATGGCGAAATCGATCGGGTGGTGGGGCTGGAGATCGGGGCCGACGATTATGTCGTCAAGCCGTTTAGCCCGCGCGAAGTGACGGCGCGGGTACGGGCGATTCTCAAGCGCATGGCGCCACGGGTCGAGCCGGTGGAGGCCGCAGCGGCATTTCAGGTGGACATCCTGCGCATGCAGATCCACTACCGGGGGCAGCCGTTGTCGCTGACGCGCCATGAGTTTCGCCTGCTGCACTGCCTGTTGGCGCAACCGCAGCGGGTGTTCAGTCGCGAGCAACTGCTCGACGCGCTCGGGGTGGCCTCCGATGTCGGCTACGAGCGAACCATCGACAGCCACATCAAGAGCCTGCGTGCCAAGCTGCGCCAGGTCGCCGCGCACGCCGAGCCGATCCAGACCCACCGCGGCCTGGGCTACAGCTACAGCCCGGACCAGGCCTGA
- a CDS encoding histidine kinase (part of a two-component regulatory system with CreB or PhoB; involved in catabolic regulation) yields MRLGIRIFLVYFLFVGLAGYFLLNTVREQIRPVVRQSSEETLVDTANLLAEILHDDVKAGTLGQSRLPEVLKAYGLRSPGAQIWGLTKHQVSHRIYVTDAHGIVLLDSSGQALGQDYSRWNDVYLTLRGQYGARSTRSVEADESTSVMHVAAPILDEGRIIGVVTVAKPNSSLQPYIDRSERRLLTLGLGVIVMGLLVGAALSWWLARALRKLARYAQAVSEGERAALPFYKGGELAHLAGAVERMRTQLEGKAYVERYVHTLTHELKSPLAAIRGAAELLQGEMPAEQRAKFAANVERESERVQQMIERLLDLAKVEQMQALDDEQHVDIAALVDELLMAQASRLAAADIQVRQGLPMRRVLCDPFLMRQALANLLDNALDFTPPGGALTFDLTHEGERVALSVFNQGEAIPDYAIGRVAERFYSLPRPGSGRKSTGLGLNFVAEVMHLHGGALAVDNVEGGVRVQLWLPARRFG; encoded by the coding sequence ATGCGCCTGGGGATACGGATTTTCCTGGTGTACTTCCTGTTCGTCGGCCTGGCCGGCTACTTTCTGCTCAATACCGTGCGTGAGCAGATCCGCCCGGTGGTCCGCCAGTCCTCCGAAGAAACCTTGGTGGACACCGCCAACCTGCTGGCGGAAATCCTGCACGATGACGTCAAGGCCGGCACCTTGGGCCAGAGTCGCCTACCCGAAGTGCTCAAGGCCTATGGCCTGCGCAGCCCTGGCGCGCAGATCTGGGGGTTGACCAAGCATCAGGTCAGCCACCGCATCTACGTCACCGACGCCCACGGCATCGTGCTGCTCGACTCCAGTGGTCAGGCGCTCGGCCAGGACTACTCGCGCTGGAACGACGTCTACCTGACCTTGCGGGGCCAGTATGGCGCGCGCTCCACGCGCAGTGTCGAGGCAGACGAGAGCACCTCGGTCATGCATGTGGCCGCACCCATCCTGGATGAAGGCCGCATCATTGGCGTGGTCACCGTGGCCAAGCCCAACAGCTCTTTGCAGCCCTACATCGACCGTTCCGAACGACGTCTGCTGACCCTCGGGCTGGGCGTGATCGTCATGGGCCTGCTGGTCGGGGCAGCCTTGTCCTGGTGGCTGGCGCGTGCCCTGCGCAAACTGGCCCGTTACGCCCAGGCGGTCAGCGAGGGCGAACGTGCCGCGCTGCCGTTCTACAAGGGGGGCGAGCTGGCGCACCTGGCCGGTGCCGTCGAGCGCATGCGCACGCAGCTCGAGGGCAAGGCGTACGTCGAGCGTTACGTCCACACCCTGACCCATGAGCTGAAAAGCCCGCTGGCCGCGATCCGTGGCGCCGCGGAGCTGCTGCAGGGAGAGATGCCGGCCGAGCAGCGGGCGAAGTTCGCCGCCAACGTGGAGCGCGAGAGCGAACGCGTGCAGCAGATGATCGAACGCCTGCTCGACCTGGCCAAGGTCGAGCAGATGCAGGCGTTGGACGACGAACAGCATGTGGACATCGCGGCACTGGTCGATGAGCTGTTGATGGCCCAGGCGAGTCGCCTGGCGGCTGCGGATATCCAGGTGCGCCAGGGGCTGCCGATGCGCCGCGTGCTGTGCGACCCCTTCCTGATGCGTCAGGCCCTGGCCAATCTGCTGGACAATGCCCTGGACTTCACGCCTCCGGGCGGCGCTCTGACGTTCGACCTGACACACGAGGGCGAACGGGTGGCGCTGAGCGTGTTCAACCAGGGGGAGGCGATTCCGGACTACGCCATCGGCCGGGTTGCCGAGCGGTTCTACTCACTGCCTCGTCCCGGCAGCGGGCGCAAGAGCACCGGCCTGGGGCTCAACTTCGTGGCCGAGGTGATGCACCTGCATGGCGGCGCCCTGGCCGTGGACAATGTCGAGGGCGGAGTGCGCGTGCAGCTGTGGCTGCCGGCGCGACGCTTCGGCTAA
- a CDS encoding glutathione S-transferase: protein MSGMTLFHSPLSPFVRKVMVLLHETGQQDRVTLQGVNISPVNGDETLNQDNPLGKIPALRLADGTVLHDSRVICEYLDQQHVGHPLIPREGAARWRRLTLASQADGVLDAAVSTRYETFLRPEDKRWDGWTEAQTQKIQRALADFEQAHLAELASAFDIAAIGVACALGYLDLRQPGFGWRERQPGLAAWYAEVAQRPSMRATVPTA from the coding sequence ATGAGCGGCATGACACTGTTCCACTCGCCCTTGTCGCCGTTCGTGCGCAAGGTCATGGTCTTGCTGCACGAGACCGGGCAGCAGGACCGGGTCACCCTGCAGGGTGTGAACATCAGCCCGGTCAACGGTGACGAAACGCTCAACCAGGACAACCCGCTCGGCAAGATCCCGGCCCTGCGCCTGGCCGATGGCACCGTGCTGCATGACAGCCGGGTGATCTGCGAGTACCTGGACCAGCAGCATGTCGGCCACCCTCTGATTCCACGCGAAGGCGCCGCCCGTTGGCGGCGGCTGACCCTGGCGTCCCAGGCCGACGGCGTACTGGATGCGGCGGTCTCGACCCGCTACGAGACCTTTCTGCGTCCCGAGGACAAGCGCTGGGACGGCTGGACAGAGGCGCAGACGCAGAAGATCCAGCGCGCCCTGGCCGACTTCGAGCAGGCACACCTGGCCGAGCTGGCTTCGGCATTCGACATCGCCGCCATCGGCGTGGCCTGTGCCCTGGGCTACCTGGATCTGCGCCAGCCTGGGTTCGGCTGGCGTGAGCGACAACCGGGGCTGGCGGCCTGGTATGCCGAGGTCGCCCAACGGCCGTCCATGCGTGCCACGGTGCCGACGGCCTGA
- a CDS encoding peptide-methionine (S)-S-oxide reductase: protein MVLRSEILVNKNVLPTAEQALPGRETPMALPEFHYVFKDTPLLGPFFEDVDFAIFGLGCFWGAERRFWQRDGVVSTVVGYAGGFTPNPTYEEVCSGLTGHTEVVLVVFDKAKVSYRELLAMFWELHNPTQGMRQGNDVGTQYRSVIYCTSPEQLEQAKASQAEYQAELDKAGFGAITTEIDQAPTVYFAEAYHQQYLAKNPNGYCGIGGTGVCLPPSLQGN, encoded by the coding sequence ATGGTCCTGCGTTCTGAAATCCTGGTGAACAAAAACGTCCTGCCTACCGCGGAGCAGGCGCTCCCTGGCCGTGAAACGCCGATGGCCCTGCCCGAGTTCCACTACGTGTTCAAGGACACCCCCCTGCTCGGCCCGTTCTTCGAGGATGTCGACTTCGCCATCTTCGGCCTGGGCTGCTTCTGGGGCGCCGAGCGCCGCTTCTGGCAGCGCGACGGCGTGGTCAGCACCGTGGTGGGCTACGCGGGCGGCTTCACCCCGAACCCGACCTACGAGGAAGTCTGCTCGGGCCTGACCGGCCACACCGAAGTGGTGCTGGTGGTGTTCGACAAGGCCAAGGTCAGCTACCGCGAACTGCTGGCGATGTTCTGGGAACTGCACAACCCGACCCAGGGCATGCGTCAGGGCAACGACGTCGGCACCCAGTACCGCTCGGTGATCTACTGCACCAGCCCTGAGCAGCTGGAACAGGCCAAGGCGAGCCAGGCCGAGTACCAGGCCGAACTGGACAAGGCTGGTTTCGGCGCGATCACCACCGAGATCGACCAGGCGCCGACCGTGTACTTCGCCGAGGCCTACCACCAGCAGTACCTGGCCAAGAACCCCAACGGCTACTGCGGCATCGGCGGCACCGGTGTCTGCTTGCCACCGAGCCTGCAGGGCAACTGA
- a CDS encoding diguanylate cyclase, which produces MKSQPDAISRVVAEVVTQLPVPSRLGMLRFERLNEASWALLYLDPACERALGQPAAELCALVGSPFASLMEPEARYRLHDDIQLQLAHRPHYQVRYTLHLDDRILRVLEAGEAFRQATRQMLRGYLTVLDDTSIADPDLDALDLESRNTHLERALLANQSVQQAQLEHLERVQAQQNLILRLARQRYSAVNPLREAAELITRSACEIYRVDRASLWHLVDQRLEPISAWYQDEQQHVLPEPLDIAHFPDYLDALHASRAIDAHNASHDPRTRDLVDGLYPTGNNALLDAGIRIDGQVVGVLCLEQTSGPRTWQADEIAFAGELADQVAQVITSQNRRTATSALHLFQRAVEQSASAFLLVNREGVVEYVNPSFTAITQYSTEEVQGHHLAELPALANLSELLFDSPSTLAIGNSWQGEFKSRRKSLEPYWGQLSISKVYGDNRELTHYIGIYEDITQSKLAQQRIERLAYTDNLTSLGNRPAFIRCLDERFARDGDSLICLLFVDIDNFKRINDSLGHHAGDKLLVSLARRLRNSLDDSGCLARFASNEFAVLLDDTALEDGQHIAQRLLHTLDKPMFVDNQLINVTASVGLACAPLHGRDPQTLMKNAGLALHKAKANGKHQVQVFTEVLNAEASYKLFVENNLRRALTQDELEVFYQPKLCLRSGRLLGLEALLRWNHPERGMIRPDQFISVAEETGLIIPIGKWVVRESCAMSKRLSAAGMGDLHVAINLSPKQFSDPELVSSIAGILQEQALPAHLLELELTEGLLLEATDDTRRQLEQLKELGLNLAMDDFGTGYSSLSYLKKFPIDILKIDRSFISEIPDNQDDMEITSAVIAMAHNLKLKVVAEGIETAAQLAFLRRHRCDVGQGYLFDKPIPGRELVERLTRYPRGPAT; this is translated from the coding sequence ATGAAAAGCCAACCCGATGCCATCAGCCGCGTGGTGGCCGAGGTCGTCACGCAGTTGCCCGTGCCCTCCCGGCTCGGCATGCTGCGTTTCGAGCGGCTCAACGAAGCCAGTTGGGCGCTCCTCTACCTCGACCCCGCGTGCGAGCGTGCCCTGGGCCAGCCCGCTGCCGAACTGTGCGCCCTGGTCGGCTCGCCGTTCGCCAGCCTGATGGAGCCCGAAGCCCGTTACCGGCTGCATGACGACATCCAGCTGCAACTGGCGCACCGGCCCCACTACCAGGTGCGCTATACCCTGCACCTGGACGACCGGATCCTGCGCGTGCTGGAAGCGGGCGAGGCATTCCGTCAGGCGACCCGGCAGATGTTGCGCGGTTACCTGACCGTGCTCGACGACACGTCGATTGCCGATCCGGACCTTGATGCCCTCGACCTGGAAAGCCGCAACACGCACCTGGAGCGCGCCTTGCTGGCCAACCAGAGCGTGCAGCAGGCACAGCTCGAGCACCTCGAGCGCGTGCAGGCCCAGCAGAACCTGATCCTGCGCCTGGCGCGCCAGCGCTACAGCGCCGTGAATCCCTTGCGCGAAGCGGCCGAACTGATCACCCGCAGTGCCTGCGAGATCTACCGGGTCGACCGCGCCAGCCTGTGGCACCTGGTCGACCAGCGGCTGGAGCCGATTTCCGCCTGGTACCAGGACGAGCAGCAGCACGTGCTGCCCGAGCCGCTCGACATTGCCCATTTTCCCGACTACCTCGATGCCCTGCACGCCAGCCGGGCCATCGATGCGCACAACGCCAGCCACGATCCGCGCACGCGGGACCTGGTCGATGGCCTGTACCCGACCGGCAACAATGCCCTGCTGGACGCAGGCATTCGCATCGACGGCCAGGTGGTAGGCGTGCTGTGCCTGGAGCAGACCAGCGGTCCACGCACCTGGCAGGCCGACGAGATTGCCTTCGCCGGCGAGCTGGCCGATCAGGTCGCCCAGGTCATCACCAGCCAGAATCGGCGCACCGCGACCAGTGCCTTGCACCTGTTCCAGCGGGCGGTGGAACAGAGCGCCAGCGCCTTCCTGCTGGTCAACCGCGAGGGCGTGGTCGAGTATGTGAACCCGAGCTTCACGGCCATCACGCAGTACAGCACCGAGGAAGTGCAGGGCCATCACCTGGCTGAGCTGCCGGCGCTGGCAAACCTCAGCGAGCTGCTGTTCGATTCCCCTTCCACCCTGGCCATCGGCAACAGCTGGCAGGGCGAGTTCAAGAGCCGCCGCAAGAGCCTGGAGCCTTACTGGGGCCAGTTGTCGATCTCCAAGGTCTATGGCGACAACCGCGAGCTGACCCACTACATCGGCATCTACGAAGACATCACCCAGAGCAAGCTGGCCCAGCAGCGCATCGAGCGTCTGGCCTACACCGACAACCTCACCAGCCTGGGCAACCGGCCGGCGTTCATCCGCTGCCTCGACGAGCGCTTCGCGCGCGATGGCGACAGCCTGATCTGCCTGCTGTTCGTGGACATCGACAACTTCAAGCGCATCAACGACAGCCTCGGCCATCATGCCGGGGACAAGCTGCTGGTCAGCCTGGCCCGGCGCCTGCGCAACAGCCTGGACGACAGTGGGTGCCTGGCGCGCTTTGCCAGCAACGAGTTCGCCGTGCTGCTCGACGACACGGCCCTGGAAGACGGCCAGCACATCGCCCAACGCCTGCTGCATACCCTCGACAAGCCGATGTTCGTCGACAACCAGCTGATCAACGTCACCGCCTCGGTCGGGCTGGCCTGCGCGCCGCTGCACGGCCGTGACCCGCAGACCTTGATGAAGAACGCCGGCCTGGCGCTGCACAAGGCAAAGGCCAACGGCAAGCACCAGGTGCAGGTGTTCACCGAAGTGCTCAACGCAGAGGCCAGCTACAAGCTGTTCGTCGAGAACAACCTGCGCCGCGCCCTGACCCAGGACGAGCTGGAAGTCTTCTACCAACCCAAGCTGTGCCTGCGCAGCGGTCGGTTGCTGGGCCTGGAGGCCTTGCTGCGCTGGAACCACCCCGAGCGCGGCATGATCCGTCCGGACCAGTTCATCAGCGTGGCCGAGGAAACCGGCCTGATCATCCCCATCGGCAAGTGGGTGGTGCGCGAGTCGTGCGCCATGAGCAAGCGCCTGAGCGCGGCGGGCATGGGCGACTTGCATGTGGCCATCAACCTTTCGCCGAAGCAGTTCTCCGACCCTGAGCTGGTCAGCTCGATCGCGGGCATCCTCCAGGAGCAGGCCCTGCCGGCTCATCTGCTGGAGCTGGAACTGACCGAGGGCCTGCTGCTGGAAGCCACCGACGACACCCGGCGCCAGCTCGAACAGCTCAAGGAGCTGGGGCTGAACCTGGCGATGGACGATTTCGGTACCGGGTACTCATCCCTGAGCTACCTGAAGAAATTCCCGATCGACATCCTCAAGATCGATCGCAGCTTCATCAGCGAGATTCCCGACAACCAGGACGACATGGAAATCACCTCGGCGGTGATCGCCATGGCCCATAACCTCAAGCTCAAGGTCGTGGCCGAAGGCATCGAGACGGCGGCGCAACTGGCGTTCCTGCGGCGTCATCGCTGCGATGTCGGCCAAGGCTATCTGTTCGACAAGCCGATTCCAGGCCGCGAACTGGTCGAGCGCCTCACACGCTATCCCCGTGGCCCGGCGACCTGA
- a CDS encoding pyruvate dehydrogenase complex dihydrolipoyllysine-residue acetyltransferase, producing the protein MSELIRVPDIGSGEGEVIELFVKVGDRIEADQSLLTLESDKASMEIPAPKAGVIKSLKVKLGDTLKEGDELLELEAEGADAASEAPAAEDKPAAAPAAEEKPAAPAQPAAAEPAPAAGSSVQDIHVPDIGSSGKAKIIEMLVKAGDTVEADQSLITLESDKASMEIPSPAAGVVEEVIAKLDDEVGTGDLILKLKIAGAAPAQAAEKPAPAKAEAPAPAAAPEKAAAPAPAAEKPAAAPAAPAAGNNAKVHAGPAVRQLAREFGVELGAVSASGPHGRILKEDVQAYVKSMMQKAKEAPAAAGATGSAGIPPIPAVDFSRFGEVEEVALTRLMQVGAANLHRSWLNVPHVTQFDSADITELEAFRVAQKAVAEKAGVKLTVLPLLLKACAHLLKELPDFNSSLAPSGKAIIRKKYVNIGFAVDTPDGLLVPVIKNVDQKSLLQLAGEAAALAEKARTKKLAADDMQGACFTISSLGHIGGTGFTPIVNAPEVAILGVSKATMQPVWDGKAFQPKLMLPLSLSYDHRVINGAAAARFTKRLGDLLADIRTLLL; encoded by the coding sequence GTGAGCGAACTCATTCGCGTACCTGACATCGGCAGCGGTGAAGGTGAAGTCATCGAGCTGTTCGTCAAGGTCGGCGATCGCATCGAGGCTGACCAGAGCCTGCTGACCCTGGAATCCGACAAGGCTTCCATGGAAATTCCGGCCCCCAAGGCCGGTGTGATCAAGTCCCTGAAGGTGAAGCTGGGCGACACCCTCAAGGAAGGCGACGAACTGCTGGAACTGGAAGCCGAGGGCGCCGACGCGGCGTCCGAGGCGCCTGCTGCCGAGGACAAGCCGGCCGCCGCGCCCGCTGCCGAGGAAAAACCAGCCGCCCCGGCTCAGCCGGCTGCCGCTGAACCTGCGCCTGCCGCGGGCTCCAGCGTGCAGGACATCCACGTGCCGGACATCGGTTCGTCGGGCAAGGCCAAGATCATCGAGATGCTGGTCAAGGCCGGTGACACCGTCGAAGCCGACCAGTCGCTGATCACCCTGGAGTCTGACAAGGCCTCCATGGAGATCCCGTCTCCGGCCGCCGGTGTGGTCGAGGAAGTGATCGCCAAGCTCGACGACGAAGTCGGCACGGGCGATCTGATCCTCAAGCTCAAGATCGCTGGCGCCGCGCCAGCGCAGGCGGCCGAGAAGCCGGCCCCGGCCAAGGCCGAGGCACCTGCGCCAGCCGCCGCGCCTGAAAAGGCCGCCGCCCCTGCGCCGGCTGCCGAGAAACCGGCTGCTGCGCCTGCTGCACCCGCCGCTGGCAACAACGCCAAGGTCCATGCAGGCCCGGCGGTACGCCAGCTGGCCCGTGAGTTCGGCGTCGAGCTGGGCGCCGTCAGCGCCTCCGGTCCACACGGTCGCATCCTCAAGGAAGACGTACAGGCGTACGTCAAGTCCATGATGCAGAAGGCCAAGGAAGCGCCGGCTGCTGCAGGCGCGACCGGTAGTGCGGGCATTCCGCCGATCCCGGCCGTCGATTTCAGCCGTTTCGGCGAAGTCGAGGAAGTCGCCCTGACCCGCCTGATGCAGGTCGGTGCCGCCAACCTGCACCGCAGCTGGCTGAACGTGCCGCACGTGACCCAGTTCGACTCGGCCGACATCACCGAGCTCGAAGCTTTCCGCGTGGCGCAGAAGGCCGTGGCCGAGAAGGCCGGCGTCAAGCTCACCGTGCTGCCGCTGCTGCTCAAGGCCTGTGCCCACCTGCTCAAGGAACTGCCGGACTTCAACAGTTCGCTGGCCCCGAGCGGCAAGGCGATCATCCGCAAGAAGTACGTCAACATCGGCTTCGCCGTGGACACCCCGGATGGTCTGCTGGTCCCGGTGATCAAGAACGTCGACCAGAAGAGCCTGCTGCAACTGGCCGGCGAAGCGGCGGCACTGGCCGAAAAAGCCCGTACCAAGAAGCTGGCCGCCGACGACATGCAGGGCGCCTGCTTCACGATCTCCAGCCTCGGGCACATTGGCGGCACCGGCTTCACGCCGATCGTCAACGCGCCGGAAGTGGCGATCCTCGGGGTGTCCAAGGCCACCATGCAGCCGGTCTGGGACGGCAAGGCCTTCCAGCCCAAGCTGATGCTGCCGCTGTCGCTGTCCTACGATCACCGTGTGATCAACGGCGCCGCTGCCGCGCGCTTCACCAAGCGCCTGGGTGACCTGCTGGCGGACATCCGCACGCTGCTGCTGTAA
- the aceE gene encoding pyruvate dehydrogenase (E1 component; part of pyruvate dehydrogenase; forms a complex with DlaT and LpdC), translated as MQDLDPVETQEWLDALESVIDKEGEDRAHYLMTRMGELATRSGSQLPYAITTPYRNTIPVTHEARMPGDLFMERRIRSMVRWNALAMVMRTNLKDSDLGGHISSFASSATLYDIGFNYFFQAPTEEHGGDLIFYQGHASPGIYARAFLEGRISEDQMNNFRQEVDGNGLSSYPHPWLMPDFWQFPTVSMGLGPIQAIYQARFMKYLEARGFIPAGKQKVWCFMGDGECDEPESLGAISLAGREKLDNLIFVINCNLQRLDGPVRGNGKIIQELEGVFRGGGWNVNKVVWGRFWDPLLAKDTNGALQRRMDEVIDGEYQNYKAKDGAFVREHFFNTPELKAMVEDLSDEEVWKLNRGGHDPYKVYAAYHQAVNHKEQPTVILAKTIKGYGTGAGEAKNTAHNTKKVDVDSLRKFRDRFDIPVKDADLENLPFFRPEADSAEAKYLAKRREALGGFVPQRRAKSFSIPTPPLDTLKAILDGSGDREISTTMAFVRILAQLVKDKEIGQRIVPIIPDEARTFGMEGMFRQLGIYSSVGQLYDPVDKDQVMFYREDKKGQILEEGINEAGAMSSFIAAGTSYSSHNQPMLPFYIFYSMFGFQRIGDLAWAAGDSRTRGFLIGGTAGRTTLNGEGLQHEDGHSHMLAATIPNCRTYDPTYGYELAVIIQDGMKKMTEEQQDVFYYITVMNESYQQPAIPAGAEEGIVKGMYLLEEDTREAAHHVQLLGSGTILREVREAAKILREEYNVGADVWSVTSFNELRRDGLAVERANRLKPGQTPQKTYVEQCLGGRKGPVIASTDYMKLFAEQIRQWVPSQEFKVLGTDGFGRSDSRKKLRHFFEVDRHFVVLAALEALADRGEIEPSVVAEAITKFGIDPDKRNPLDC; from the coding sequence ATGCAAGACCTCGATCCCGTCGAAACCCAGGAATGGCTGGATGCCTTGGAGTCGGTCATCGACAAAGAAGGCGAAGACCGCGCTCACTACCTGATGACCCGCATGGGCGAGCTGGCCACCCGTAGTGGTTCGCAGCTGCCGTATGCCATCACCACGCCATACCGCAACACCATCCCTGTCACCCACGAAGCGCGCATGCCTGGCGACCTGTTCATGGAACGCCGCATCCGCTCGATGGTACGTTGGAACGCCCTGGCCATGGTCATGCGCACCAACCTGAAAGATTCGGACCTGGGTGGTCACATTTCGAGCTTCGCCTCCAGCGCGACGCTGTACGACATCGGCTTCAACTACTTCTTCCAGGCCCCGACCGAAGAACATGGCGGCGACCTGATCTTCTATCAAGGTCACGCCTCGCCGGGCATCTACGCCCGTGCCTTCCTCGAAGGCCGCATCAGCGAAGACCAGATGAACAACTTCCGCCAGGAAGTGGACGGCAACGGCCTGTCGTCGTACCCGCACCCGTGGCTGATGCCGGACTTCTGGCAGTTCCCGACCGTGTCCATGGGCCTGGGCCCGATCCAGGCGATCTACCAGGCACGCTTCATGAAGTACCTGGAAGCGCGCGGTTTCATCCCGGCCGGCAAGCAGAAGGTCTGGTGCTTCATGGGCGACGGCGAGTGCGACGAGCCGGAATCCCTGGGCGCCATCTCCCTGGCCGGCCGCGAGAAGCTGGACAACCTGATCTTCGTGATCAACTGCAACCTGCAGCGTCTGGACGGCCCGGTGCGCGGCAACGGCAAGATCATCCAGGAACTCGAAGGCGTGTTCCGTGGCGGTGGCTGGAACGTCAACAAGGTCGTCTGGGGCCGCTTCTGGGACCCACTGCTGGCCAAGGACACCAACGGTGCCCTGCAGCGCCGCATGGACGAAGTCATCGACGGCGAGTACCAGAACTACAAGGCCAAGGACGGTGCGTTCGTCCGTGAGCACTTCTTCAACACGCCCGAACTCAAGGCCATGGTCGAAGACCTGTCCGACGAGGAAGTGTGGAAGCTCAACCGTGGTGGCCACGACCCGTACAAGGTCTATGCGGCCTACCACCAGGCGGTCAACCACAAGGAACAGCCCACCGTCATCCTGGCCAAGACCATCAAGGGTTACGGCACCGGTGCAGGCGAAGCCAAGAACACCGCGCACAACACCAAGAAGGTCGATGTCGACAGCCTGCGCAAATTCCGCGACCGCTTCGACATTCCGGTGAAGGATGCCGACCTCGAGAACCTGCCGTTCTTCCGTCCGGAAGCCGACAGCGCCGAGGCCAAGTACCTGGCCAAGCGTCGCGAAGCCCTGGGTGGCTTCGTGCCCCAGCGTCGCGCCAAGAGCTTCAGCATCCCGACGCCGCCGCTGGACACCCTCAAGGCCATCCTCGACGGCTCGGGCGACCGCGAAATCTCCACCACCATGGCCTTCGTGCGAATCCTCGCGCAGCTGGTCAAGGACAAGGAAATCGGTCAGCGCATCGTGCCGATCATCCCTGACGAAGCGCGTACCTTCGGCATGGAAGGCATGTTCCGTCAGCTGGGCATCTACTCCTCCGTCGGCCAGCTGTACGATCCGGTCGACAAGGACCAGGTCATGTTCTACCGCGAGGACAAGAAGGGCCAGATCCTCGAGGAAGGCATCAACGAAGCTGGCGCCATGTCGTCGTTCATCGCCGCCGGTACTTCGTACAGCAGCCACAACCAGCCGATGCTGCCGTTCTACATCTTCTACTCGATGTTCGGCTTCCAGCGTATCGGTGACCTGGCCTGGGCCGCTGGCGACAGCCGTACCCGTGGCTTCCTGATCGGCGGCACCGCCGGCCGTACCACCCTCAACGGTGAAGGCCTGCAGCACGAAGACGGTCACAGCCACATGCTGGCCGCGACCATCCCGAACTGCCGCACCTATGATCCGACCTACGGCTACGAGCTGGCGGTGATCATCCAGGACGGCATGAAGAAGATGACCGAAGAGCAACAGGACGTCTTCTACTACATCACCGTGATGAACGAGTCCTACCAGCAGCCTGCCATCCCGGCCGGCGCCGAGGAAGGCATCGTCAAGGGCATGTACCTGCTCGAGGAAGACACCCGCGAAGCCGCGCACCATGTGCAGCTGCTGGGTTCGGGCACCATCCTGCGCGAAGTCCGCGAAGCGGCCAAGATCCTGCGCGAGGAGTACAACGTCGGTGCCGACGTCTGGAGCGTCACCAGCTTCAACGAACTGCGTCGTGACGGCCTGGCCGTGGAACGCGCCAACCGTCTCAAGCCGGGCCAGACCCCGCAGAAGACCTACGTCGAGCAGTGCCTGGGCGGCCGCAAGGGCCCGGTCATCGCCTCTACCGACTACATGAAGCTGTTCGCCGAACAGATTCGCCAGTGGGTACCGAGCCAGGAGTTCAAGGTGCTGGGCACCGATGGCTTCGGTCGCAGCGACAGCCGCAAGAAGCTGCGTCACTTCTTCGAAGTCGACCGTCACTTCGTGGTGCTGGCCGCTCTGGAAGCCTTGGCCGATCGCGGCGAGATCGAACCGAGCGTGGTGGCCGAGGCCATCACCAAGTTCGGCATCGACCCGGACAAGCGCAACCCACTGGACTGCTGA